Below is a genomic region from Brassica rapa cultivar Chiifu-401-42 chromosome A08, CAAS_Brap_v3.01, whole genome shotgun sequence.
tagaattagataattttttgaccgaactggtgaatatatactagacaaacatttatatttcgagtctTCACTTATTATCTATAACagtttgatatattagatttgaatacTAACCTGTAAATAGAGTTTGTCGGTGGTTTTCCTTACAaatttgattcttagatatgtatctaTAGAGTGGAATTAATTTTTATCCATGTCCATCTTTTTAAATTGACTCTTATGTAATTCACTTAATTCACAGAATAAGTTAAAAAAACTCATATGAGTGAAACATAAACGAGAacgaaaacataattttatagaagtaaaatatgaaatcacttatggagagtcaGTAGTAAACAAATTGAGAGCATAAAACCTAatcatttttcttcattttacaATTGATGTTGCCTATCtggtttttgtgatttgtgtcagccgcaaaatttaattttttttgtgcatatgaagtcttaaaaataattaaaataagttgTAATACGTTAGctcttcaacaacgatgatacaTTTAAGAGACCAATATTTGTAATCGTAATTTTACAATTGATAAAGattgtagtgttgcaaaatattaaaattatttaatgaaCAAAAATTAGTATAAAAGATTCATTGCGCGCATGCAGGCAAGTTGTCATCTAGTGGCAGGTTAAAACAAGGTATTTTCTATATCATGGCAGGTTGAACTATATGTCTATTAATGGAAAGTATTTGAAGGTAGCATATGTAGTTTACTTTTTGCTGTATAAGGATCATATGTAGTTTTTCAAAGATGGCTCTAATTTAATACTCAACATTAAACTTCATGGATCACTAAAAACTACAGTCTAAATCCATACATAAACATAAAATGTTGATTTGGACATGCCTGTTATTAGTACTAGATTACCGAATTCAAAGTTTGATCTATTGTTTCGATAAGAAAAAGTTCAGTAATATTGTTAACCTTGTGACACATATTAAGTTATGAAtatctattcttttttttttttgaacaacgaATATCTATTCTAATAACTGTGTAGTTTAtgtagttatacattttatttctGTAGCAATTAGCGAGCATATTATGAACCCGACCGTAAATTCAATGTCCCCGAGTGTTTTCAATCTTATCTGTATGCAAAAATTCATTTCTATTTTAGTCCATTCATCTCCAAATAGAGTTCGAAAAAAGCTCCTAATAATGAATAGTCTGCCATTAGTTAATGCTTTGGTAAAACGAAAACCTAATCCTGACTAAGATATTATCTACAATAAAGTTGAATAACCTAGTGAGATTCTCCAATCTTGATCCCATAATTCTGTTGAAAACCCCCGTTAACTGTGAATACCGCTATAATCATGGCTCATCAGTTATCACATTGGTCATAATTCGGGAATATCATCCGACCTATAATCTTTTTGCTTACTTAAATTTCTGTGTTTAACAAATATGAGATAATATACTCTTAAGTTAAGCAATAAGATAAGCAGAATGCATCGAGTCATAACCGAGAAACGACAAAATATGCTTTGAAGACTAAGTTGTATCGCCCACAATAATTAGCTGTTCATATCTAAGGGAATCAAGACTTGGTTACTTATTAATTAATTAGGAAGGTGATTGCAATTGGTGTCACAAGTGTTGACTTTGTCCATTATTCGTCATGTTCACTATATATACATCCCAACTCCTCTCCCTCATTCCCTCACTTCTTACAAGACTTCCAAGAAACAAAACTAACCAATCTTCTTAATTAAGATTAAACTCTTAATTATTACTGTTAagttctaataaaaaaaattaaatggaaGCCATGGGAGAATGGAGCAACAACCTCGGAGGAATGTACACATATGCAACCGAAGAGGCCGATTTCATGAACCAGCTCCTTACCTCATACGATCATCCTGGCACCGGCTCATCCTCTGGTACGGCCAGTGCAGACCACCAGGGCTTGTGTTGGAGCCTTGGTTCTCATCACAACCACCTTACCATTATGCCTGAAGCCAGTAGCTTCTGTTTTTCTGGTGAGAGCAGCAGCTACAGCGAATACTATGCGGTGGCACCACCCGGGGTTAGAGAGAACAACAATGGGTCAATGGACTTTGACATGGTAGATGTGACCATCAACACCAACTCTTACCTTGTTGGTGAGGAGACTAGTGAGTGTGACGTTGAAAAGTACTCATCTGGAAAGACTCGTTTGCCTTTGGGAGCCGTCTTGGAGACCCATGATGACGTGGAGAGCATGTTGCAGCCCGAGATCTCTGTGACTACTACTGATCATCAGAAGTATCTCACCGGTTCCAAGAAGAGATCACGTGCGACATCCGCTGATGTAAGTTTacatctatttatttttttctttacaacTGCATCAAAATATTACAATTTTACAGTAAATATAAAATGGCACAATTTAATTAGATATATGATAATAACATTATTTATTGACTAATATTGTATAAACGGTATCACAtggatttagaaaaataagaaaGCAAAAGTGGGTAAGAGGGGCCAAAAGAGCTTAGAGATGAGTGGCGATGACAGGAATGGAggggaagaggaagaaggagagaAGGTGAAGAAAAGAAAGACTGGGCCTATGATGAGTAGACAGAACTCTAGCATTACTTTATGTTCTGAAGACGAATCACACTGCGCTTCCCAGGACGTTggaggagaagatgaagaagatgccTCCAAGGCCCTAAACCTCAACGGCAAGACCAGGGCTAGTCGTGGTGCTGCCACCGACCCTCAAAGCCTTTACGCAAGGGTAAATCTTTTTCTCGTGTCAACGTCAACTTTTTTGGCTTAATATTTACTCTCTGTTACAAAAGTTAAATCTTCCGCAAAAAGTTCAAAGGCTAAGTCCGGATATTTCATTGGTTATGcagaaaagaagagaaaggattA
It encodes:
- the LOC103834456 gene encoding transcription factor bHLH85, whose amino-acid sequence is MEAMGEWSNNLGGMYTYATEEADFMNQLLTSYDHPGTGSSSGTASADHQGLCWSLGSHHNHLTIMPEASSFCFSGESSSYSEYYAVAPPGVRENNNGSMDFDMVDVTINTNSYLVGEETSECDVEKYSSGKTRLPLGAVLETHDDVESMLQPEISVTTTDHQKYLTGSKKRSRATSADKNKKAKVGKRGQKSLEMSGDDRNGGEEEEGEKVKKRKTGPMMSRQNSSITLCSEDESHCASQDVGGEDEEDASKALNLNGKTRASRGAATDPQSLYARKRRERINERLRILQNLVPNGTKVDISTMLEEAVHYVKFLQLQIKLLSSDDMWMYAPIAFNGMDIGLNSSR